The following are encoded in a window of Bacillus sp. SORGH_AS_0510 genomic DNA:
- a CDS encoding LacI family DNA-binding transcriptional regulator, whose amino-acid sequence MERKVSMQDIADRLNISKNSVSQALSGKPGVSEETRQLVQKVADELGYQYAGSRKQKQVEQTGPKNIALIASDFAFSLVSFFGEIYLSVEKEVRERGMNLFIESINQESKEKLILPSLLTNHEIDGIIILSHISTDYIAKVIDTGIPTVLIDHHDPILQADAILTNNRFGAYTAVEHLIQLGHQDIAFLGDVDFSPSYQERFEGYLLALRKYGLEPKHEFIFSKAQEDLGELHQYFEALETKPSAWFCVNDGHGFLITSLLQQKGYKIPDDVSVCNFDNGQLSQLSTPKITTMDIDLRYFGKKAVEQLWWRIYHRDEPIQEILLPTKLIVRDSTAAFHKIG is encoded by the coding sequence ATGGAAAGAAAGGTATCGATGCAGGACATAGCCGATAGGCTTAATATATCGAAGAACTCTGTTTCTCAGGCTTTGTCAGGGAAACCGGGAGTTAGCGAGGAAACGAGACAACTGGTGCAAAAGGTTGCAGACGAACTGGGGTATCAATATGCAGGGAGCCGCAAACAGAAGCAAGTAGAACAAACGGGGCCTAAAAACATTGCCCTCATTGCCTCCGATTTCGCTTTTTCATTAGTCAGCTTTTTCGGAGAAATTTATTTAAGTGTAGAAAAAGAAGTAAGAGAACGCGGCATGAACTTATTTATTGAATCGATTAACCAAGAGTCGAAAGAAAAGTTAATTCTGCCTTCTCTTCTGACCAATCATGAAATCGATGGCATCATCATCTTATCTCATATAAGTACAGATTATATTGCTAAAGTAATCGATACAGGGATTCCAACGGTTTTAATTGACCATCATGACCCGATCCTTCAAGCCGATGCCATTTTAACCAACAATCGTTTCGGCGCTTACACTGCGGTGGAGCATTTAATTCAGTTAGGGCATCAGGACATTGCATTCTTAGGTGACGTCGATTTTTCACCGAGCTATCAAGAACGTTTCGAGGGGTATTTACTTGCGCTTAGAAAATACGGGTTGGAGCCGAAGCATGAGTTCATTTTTTCAAAAGCGCAGGAGGATTTAGGGGAATTACATCAGTATTTTGAAGCACTGGAAACGAAGCCGAGCGCCTGGTTCTGCGTGAATGACGGCCATGGATTTCTGATTACTTCCTTATTACAGCAAAAGGGCTACAAGATTCCGGACGATGTGTCTGTTTGCAATTTTGATAATGGACAGTTGTCGCAACTTTCGACACCAAAGATTACCACGATGGATATCGATTTACGCTATTTTGGTAAAAAAGCGGTGGAACAGTTGTGGTGGCGCATTTACCATCGGGATGAGCCAATTCAGGAAATCCTCCTTCCGACGAAGTTGATTGTGAGAGATTCAACTGCAGCATTCCATAAAATTGGATAA
- a CDS encoding extracellular solute-binding protein: MKIKKVASVLFAASLTVSGLAGCSTGNKDTKTAGSKDGVTTIEFWAAPNPTQQVYWKEVADEFTKENPKIKVNVSPMKESPTSEASIQSAIAGGSAPTLSENINRGFAAQLADSKALVPLDELDGWKDVTESRKMENTMKGWEFADGHQYVLPIYSNAMLFGWRLDILKELGFNEAPKTYSEMLAVAKKLKEKYPDKYVWAKADLADPTAWKRWFDFFMLYDAASNGNKFVEGTKFTGDAKAGEQVLSLVDGLRKENALLPKQAKDPFETGLGIFTDIGPWTIPYWADKFPDMKFNETYTLALPPVPDEMDPANAKTFADTKGLVVYASATKEQQKAAMEFIKWVYANPENDVKWLEKTSLPPARDDLTSNDAFKAFFDKNPALQPYAAAVPNGIPSMDNAKYNDIQTLIGQQAFNPVVKGEKDPKTAWKDMQKAIEGALK, translated from the coding sequence ATGAAAATAAAAAAGGTAGCATCGGTTTTATTTGCAGCTTCACTGACTGTTTCTGGCCTTGCAGGCTGTTCAACAGGAAACAAGGATACGAAAACAGCAGGATCTAAAGATGGTGTAACAACAATTGAATTCTGGGCAGCTCCAAACCCGACACAGCAAGTGTATTGGAAGGAAGTAGCGGACGAGTTCACGAAAGAAAATCCTAAGATCAAAGTAAACGTAAGTCCGATGAAGGAAAGCCCAACATCAGAGGCAAGCATCCAATCAGCGATTGCTGGCGGCAGCGCGCCAACTCTATCTGAAAACATTAACCGTGGGTTCGCGGCTCAACTAGCAGATAGTAAAGCGCTTGTTCCACTAGATGAATTAGATGGATGGAAGGATGTAACTGAAAGCCGTAAGATGGAAAATACCATGAAGGGCTGGGAGTTCGCAGACGGCCACCAATATGTATTACCAATCTACTCTAACGCGATGTTATTTGGCTGGAGACTGGATATCTTAAAAGAGCTTGGCTTTAACGAAGCGCCAAAAACTTACAGCGAAATGTTAGCAGTTGCTAAGAAATTAAAAGAAAAATATCCTGACAAATATGTTTGGGCTAAAGCTGATTTAGCTGACCCAACTGCTTGGAAGAGATGGTTTGATTTCTTCATGCTTTACGATGCAGCATCAAACGGTAACAAGTTCGTGGAAGGTACAAAGTTCACTGGTGATGCAAAAGCAGGCGAACAAGTTCTTTCATTAGTTGATGGTCTTCGTAAAGAGAATGCGTTACTTCCAAAGCAAGCAAAAGATCCTTTTGAAACAGGATTAGGAATCTTCACTGACATTGGTCCTTGGACTATTCCGTACTGGGCAGACAAATTCCCAGATATGAAATTTAATGAAACTTATACATTAGCATTACCGCCAGTTCCAGATGAGATGGACCCAGCTAATGCGAAGACGTTCGCTGATACAAAAGGTTTAGTCGTATACGCTTCTGCAACGAAAGAACAGCAAAAAGCAGCAATGGAATTCATCAAATGGGTGTATGCTAACCCTGAAAATGATGTGAAATGGCTTGAAAAGACAAGCTTACCACCTGCACGTGATGATTTAACATCTAATGATGCGTTCAAAGCGTTCTTTGACAAAAACCCAGCATTACAACCATATGCAGCCGCTGTTCCAAACGGAATTCCTTCAATGGATAACGCTAAATATAATGATATTCAAACATTAATTGGCCAACAGGCATTCAATCCAGTAGTAAAGGGTGAAAAAGATCCAAAAACTGCATGGAAGGATATGCAGAAGGCTATTGAGGGGGCTCTTAAGTAA
- a CDS encoding carbohydrate ABC transporter permease, producing MSTKQGRLGWLFASPYLLYAIVFFLIPLVWSLFLSFTDWNLIAPTFSFVGLENYSEAFKSPGVQSAFFVSFKFMAVFVPLVIASSIIVAMIVQGLPRFRGLFLIGFFLPYLASGVVSSLIIKGLLSYNSPVNEFLRGTFGLDIDWLGTPFAALFTVAVIIAWKFTGYYALILTSGFQSIDKEVYEAASIDGVTGWQRFWKITFPLLYPALFTVLILSIGVTFGIFTEVYQLTGGGPNFATNTWQMEIFTRAFSNLQAGYASAIAIIASVVTFISIFIIRKLLEMWGKRNGWS from the coding sequence ATGAGCACAAAGCAAGGAAGGTTGGGCTGGCTATTTGCCAGTCCTTATCTTTTATACGCGATTGTTTTCTTTCTCATCCCGCTAGTATGGTCACTGTTCCTATCGTTCACAGATTGGAATTTGATCGCACCTACGTTTAGTTTCGTCGGCTTAGAAAATTATTCAGAGGCGTTTAAAAGCCCAGGGGTGCAATCGGCATTTTTCGTTTCATTTAAATTTATGGCCGTGTTTGTCCCATTGGTAATCGCTTCATCCATTATTGTGGCAATGATCGTTCAAGGTTTGCCAAGATTCAGAGGGTTGTTCTTAATCGGATTCTTCCTGCCGTACTTAGCGTCAGGGGTTGTATCCTCGCTCATTATTAAAGGACTTTTATCATACAACAGTCCGGTGAATGAATTTTTACGCGGCACGTTCGGTTTAGATATTGACTGGCTCGGCACACCGTTTGCAGCCTTGTTTACAGTTGCCGTTATTATTGCATGGAAATTCACTGGCTATTATGCACTTATTTTAACATCAGGCTTTCAAAGCATTGATAAGGAAGTATACGAAGCCGCTAGTATTGATGGAGTAACAGGCTGGCAGCGTTTTTGGAAGATTACCTTCCCGCTTCTTTATCCTGCATTATTTACGGTCTTGATTTTATCGATCGGTGTGACATTCGGTATTTTCACCGAGGTATACCAGTTAACAGGCGGTGGACCAAACTTTGCAACGAACACGTGGCAAATGGAGATTTTCACACGAGCGTTCTCGAATCTTCAAGCGGGTTATGCTTCTGCTATTGCCATCATTGCTTCCGTTGTCACGTTTATTTCTATTTTTATCATTCGAAAACTTCTAGAAATGTGGGGGAAACGAAATGGATGGAGCTAA
- a CDS encoding alpha-glucosidase, producing MKWWQQSTFYEIYMPSFKDGNGDGMGDFAGITSKLDYLKELGIDGLWLTPFYPSPKVDNGYDISDYVSIDPAYGTMEEFELFIKEAHQRGIKVIADLVLNHTSSAHQWFQESKSSKDHPKRDWYIWRDEPNNWESFFGGTAWEYDEATQQYYYHAFAKEQVDLNWANPEVKAAMFEVMKFWLEKGVDGFRLDVINFLKVNKEFTDNPFDATKQEQEHLYDKDQEGIHNIIEEIAAFVQQYPDKFLVGEVGSEDINILKQYSGRGKLDVVFNFNIGSIAEFNPERLYQQLADTEAAYDETQVPTLFFGSHDMSRFISRFGGDEDRAKLIATLMLTARGVPFIYFGDEIGMRDWITDDIAKMKDVQGIMGYKLALEAGKSHEEALVIANDKSRDKSRTPMQWDASEYVGFSEQKPWITVPNEAALTNVENQLDKPESMLSFYKSLMSLRKEHPALTLGTYESLRYEDGLLTFVRRNESERILVALNFSEQSKTLEGFTTGSGLLLSNKRTAHDGKIGIIVGNEAMILKEDLK from the coding sequence GTGAAATGGTGGCAGCAATCGACTTTTTATGAAATCTATATGCCGAGCTTTAAGGATGGAAATGGCGATGGAATGGGTGATTTCGCCGGCATCACTTCCAAGCTCGACTATTTAAAAGAACTAGGAATTGATGGCCTGTGGCTGACGCCGTTTTATCCATCGCCAAAGGTGGATAACGGCTATGACATTTCGGATTACGTGAGCATCGACCCGGCGTACGGAACGATGGAAGAGTTTGAGCTTTTTATAAAAGAAGCCCATCAGCGCGGCATCAAGGTCATCGCCGATTTGGTTCTCAACCATACCTCTTCCGCACATCAATGGTTTCAGGAGTCGAAGTCATCAAAGGACCATCCGAAACGCGATTGGTACATTTGGAGAGATGAGCCGAACAACTGGGAATCGTTCTTCGGCGGGACGGCCTGGGAGTACGATGAGGCGACCCAGCAGTATTATTATCATGCTTTTGCGAAGGAACAAGTCGACTTAAACTGGGCCAACCCGGAAGTGAAGGCTGCCATGTTCGAGGTCATGAAGTTCTGGTTAGAAAAAGGTGTCGATGGCTTCCGACTTGATGTCATCAACTTTTTAAAAGTAAATAAAGAGTTCACAGACAATCCGTTTGATGCCACGAAACAGGAACAAGAGCATCTATATGATAAAGACCAAGAAGGCATCCACAACATTATCGAGGAGATTGCTGCCTTTGTTCAACAGTATCCGGATAAATTCCTCGTCGGCGAAGTGGGATCAGAGGACATCAACATCCTCAAACAGTATTCCGGTCGAGGTAAATTAGATGTCGTGTTTAATTTCAATATCGGAAGTATCGCGGAGTTTAATCCGGAGAGGTTGTATCAGCAACTCGCGGACACGGAGGCGGCCTACGACGAGACGCAGGTGCCGACGCTGTTCTTCGGCAGTCATGATATGTCCCGCTTTATTTCACGATTTGGCGGTGATGAGGACCGTGCGAAACTCATTGCGACCTTAATGCTAACTGCTAGAGGGGTGCCGTTCATCTATTTCGGTGATGAAATCGGCATGCGCGACTGGATTACGGACGACATCGCGAAAATGAAGGATGTGCAAGGAATCATGGGTTACAAGCTGGCACTGGAGGCTGGCAAGTCACATGAGGAGGCCCTTGTCATCGCGAATGACAAATCACGTGACAAATCGCGGACACCGATGCAATGGGATGCAAGCGAGTATGTCGGCTTTTCTGAGCAGAAACCATGGATTACCGTTCCGAATGAAGCGGCACTAACGAATGTAGAAAATCAGTTAGACAAACCGGAATCGATGCTTTCTTTTTATAAAAGCTTGATGAGTTTGCGCAAGGAACACCCCGCTCTCACCTTAGGAACCTATGAATCTTTACGGTACGAGGATGGATTGTTGACGTTCGTCAGAAGGAATGAATCAGAACGAATTCTTGTGGCGCTGAATTTTTCGGAGCAGTCGAAAACACTTGAAGGGTTCACAACAGGTAGCGGCTTGCTGCTTTCGAACAAGCGAACAGCTCATGATGGAAAAATTGGAATAATTGTAGGCAACGAAGCCATGATTTTAAAGGAGGATCTCAAGTAA
- a CDS encoding DUF1861 family protein, with protein sequence MTVLTKGTVKTCEQLVKEFTKTPMNPEKIVFTGVGENDVYNISAPFEDEGELVIAGRVESRDSEHSNVYFFVERDGQWVPREGAPVLELQDPFFTKIAGELVLGGVQIFPHPINEGALGWRTVFYKGANIASLKEFAKGPDGMKDLRLVELKDESIGVLTRPQGEKGGRGKIGWTRISSLDELTIEVVEQAPLLEGQFIDEQWGGANEPHLLANGLVGVLGHIASFDEEGNRHYYPMVFALDPDTGAISDIELIATRSHFLPGPAKRPDLIDVVFSGGLVRKADGTADMYAGISDAEAQKITIIDPFLQYEG encoded by the coding sequence ATGACCGTTTTAACGAAAGGAACTGTCAAAACCTGTGAACAGCTGGTAAAAGAATTTACGAAAACACCGATGAATCCTGAAAAAATTGTCTTCACAGGTGTAGGTGAAAACGATGTGTATAACATTTCGGCGCCGTTTGAAGACGAAGGGGAGCTTGTCATTGCTGGACGTGTCGAGTCACGTGACAGCGAACATTCGAATGTGTATTTCTTTGTTGAACGTGACGGACAGTGGGTGCCACGAGAAGGTGCACCAGTCCTAGAATTACAGGATCCATTTTTTACAAAAATTGCAGGAGAACTCGTGTTGGGCGGCGTGCAGATTTTCCCGCACCCTATCAATGAAGGCGCCCTCGGCTGGCGTACGGTTTTTTACAAAGGCGCTAACATTGCAAGCCTGAAGGAGTTCGCTAAAGGGCCAGATGGCATGAAGGACCTTCGCCTGGTTGAACTAAAGGACGAAAGTATCGGTGTGTTAACAAGACCTCAAGGGGAAAAAGGCGGCCGTGGAAAAATTGGCTGGACACGTATTTCTTCTCTTGACGAGTTAACGATTGAAGTAGTGGAGCAGGCTCCATTATTAGAAGGTCAGTTCATCGACGAACAGTGGGGCGGAGCGAACGAACCGCATCTTCTTGCGAACGGACTTGTCGGCGTGTTAGGTCACATCGCTTCATTTGATGAAGAAGGAAACCGTCACTATTATCCAATGGTGTTTGCGCTCGACCCAGACACCGGCGCTATCTCTGATATCGAGTTAATTGCGACAAGAAGTCATTTTTTACCTGGCCCAGCAAAGCGTCCTGATTTAATAGATGTGGTATTCAGCGGCGGTCTTGTCCGAAAAGCTGATGGAACGGCGGATATGTACGCAGGAATCAGCGATGCAGAAGCGCAAAAAATCA